A window from Balearica regulorum gibbericeps isolate bBalReg1 chromosome 1, bBalReg1.pri, whole genome shotgun sequence encodes these proteins:
- the LOC104641520 gene encoding uncharacterized protein LOC104641520 has product MLSDLAGQTQGAYKTSCSQGEGHLSSALLPRAMDLKVIGVLSVILVVALSSLAEGKTLPTRCQCKLAPRERRNCGFPGISAAECRKAGCCFNASVPGVPWCFAPKAKKVRKVCPNDPHGRINCGYPGITAKECERKGCCFRAHPAGVPWCFYHRVVEEGNLAS; this is encoded by the exons ATGTTATCAGACCTTGCCGGGCAAACACAAGGAGCGTATAAAACAAGCTGCTCCCAGGGAGAGGGGCACCTCTCCTCCGCACTCCTTCCAAGAGCAATGGATCTCAAAGTGATCGGCGTGCTCTCCGTCATCCTCGTTGTAGCCCTCAGCAGCTTGGCAGAGGGAAAGACATTACCAA CCAGATGCCAGTGTAAACTGGCTCCCAGGGAGCGGAGGAACTGCGGCTTCCCGGGAATCTCAGCAGCGGAGTGCAGGAAAGCTGGTTGCTGCTTCAACGCTTCAGTCCCTGGTGTTCCCTGGTGCTTTGCTCCTAAAGCAAAGAAAG TTAGGAAAGTATGTCCCAACGATCCTCACGGCAGGATAAACTGCGGCTACCCCGGCATCACGGCTAAGGAGTGCGAAAGGAAGGGGTGCTGCTTCAGGGCACATCCCGCTGGTGTCCCCTGGTGCTTCTACCACCGCGTGGTGGAGGAAG GAAATTTGGCATCTTAG